One Desmodus rotundus isolate HL8 chromosome 10, HLdesRot8A.1, whole genome shotgun sequence genomic window, tcctcccagaTGTTAAACgcacatttatctttttattttgtttactccCACTCAACTGTATGATCTATGTAGGGCCTGATACGGATGTTAATTGATGTTATTTAACAGCTACTGAGGTCAGACAATCCAAGGCCATCATTATGCTAAAATTAAAGTTACTCATGGAAGCTCACAGACACTTCCAGAATTGGTTTTCACCTTCTACACGGGAACATATTCAAGAAACCCAGAACGGGCTTACTGGTCTGATTCAACTCTTCCCATTCATCAATCCCTATTCACCAGTGGCAAGGAAAGGGGGTTCTTTAACAAAGCATTATACATAACACCTCTACCAAACTAAACATAAACTTTTTTTGTAGTTAAATGCAGAAAGTCGATTTTTTTccacccctttcctccttttACATGGCAAGTAAAGCTCACTGGCCTGGGAGTAGCCTCTATCTGCCAACCTTTGGCCAGTGAAGAGGATCCAGAGAAAATAATACAACCATCAATCAGAAAAAGGAGGGGcgacaaaggaaaataattaagcTGTGGCCTCAATCGTGCATTCCCGTGCAAGGTGCCCTGATTCACCACAGCGGTAGCAGTTGACTTCACTTGTCTTGCTGCAGTTGATGGCTACATGACCAGTTTCaccacacctaaaaaaaaaattaaagttttcacAATGGAGCTCAGAAAACATAAAACTGTATTAAAGTAACAGTCACTGCAtaacaaaaagcaacaacaagTGAATTAACGTATTTGCTTTCAAGACAGTAAGTCTTATCATTAAACCCTAACCTAAAAGCAAAAAGGAACAAAGATACTCAGTTGTGCGGCAAaaccacaaaattaaaatttccccaAAATGTATAAACCAacatcaaaacccaaatacagaccaagatatcttttttaaaaaaagacttaatttacttttagagagatgggaagggagggagagagagagaaacatcgatcagttgcctctcacgtgccccccaaactggggacctagcctggaacccaggcatgcgcccttactgggaatcaactggcaaccttttggtttccagaacaatgcccaacccactgagctatataCCATTCAGGACCAAGATATCAtgtgtttatgaaaaataatctCTAAGATCTCAGAGGTGTGTACATATCAAAACTTacaacattctttatttttaaaagattaaaaattccAAAGTAGTGTAAGTTGTCCAATTGCCGTAAGCTATCGTGGCAGAATACTGACTAATGTACAGATAGGCTGCTGGTTACGTATGCCAAAATTCTATTTCATCTGGTTACAGCCAACTTTTACTGGATATACTAATCCACAAGTTCTTTTCCATTTATAGCTAATTCATCTCTGAAACAATCTCTACAATGAGTAACCAAGCAGCAACATTCTAACTTACCTATAGCACTTCACTTTGGTGCAGTCTTTTTGAATATGTCCAAATTCTCCACAAGAATAGCACTTCTGCTCATCTGCATGGTCACAGTCACGAGCCAAATGGCCTGGTTTGCCACAGTTGTAGCAGCACTGCTCTCGCTCTCTCTTAGGCTCCTTGCAGTCCTTGGCAATGTGGCCACCTCGACCGCAGTTATAGCAGGcttcaacagtaagaaaaagaagcagaccAAGactataaaatctttacaaaatgtTGCTATGTTTTAAACCATACAATATGAAATCTCAAGGGTGGAAAATTTTTTCCAATGTATGTGCATGCTCATCTCTCTAAGTTCTAAAAAGATATGAGAAGTGTTAAATACTTACCATCCTCCTGAAGATCACAATCCTTGGCAAGATGACCAGACTCACCACAACGGTAACAGATGTCTGAAAGAGACGAGGAAACAAACTGGAAACCTATTTggggcaaaaacaaaaataatttagctAATTAGACGAGTCTTGATAATAATGAATATTCAAGtacttcaaaattttttatttgacaaaaataCCTCTATCCGAGGTAAAACCACCTCTGCCACGGCTTCTCATTCCACGACCACGGCCTCCACCAGTAGGGCATTCCCGGGCCCAGTGGCCAGATCGTCCACACTTGAAGCATTCATTGCTGCTCATGGCTGCAGTTAGatctttgaaatattaaaaatgacatttaaccacttgatattatttttaccttttatttgtcTTGATTGTGTTTTCGGATAttctgggggagtgggggtgggaagccAGCAAATATACTGGTtagaaaaataatcatataaCTACATGCTTAGGCATTATAcacataatagaaaatatattaaaagcaaaaaacaaattgtaaaacattatatatattttcatacaaTTTTTGATTGTTAAAAATATCAAGATTATGCATGCAGAGATCaatacacaaatactaatttGGTTATTGACTGAATGATGGAATTTTCAGGGTATTAATGAACACCCATTATTAAACATAATTAGTAATATCTCATTCCAGGTCCAACTTAATAGACACTTTTCATGGTTATAAGCCAGTAACCTTTATTTTTGGTAACTGGAGTCATTTACTGGCCAGAAAATTGGAATAACCCAAAGCAATGGAGCTGTAGTTTGGATTCTCTGAGGGATAGGTGCAAAATAATTTCTGTCTGTAACCACAGTACCTAACATAATGCCTAGTTATACTATAGCTCTTGCTTGCTAATTTGAGTCTTCGGAGAATTTCACCTCTAGAgaaggggtgccaaactcattttcaccggaggccacatcagcctcgtggttgccttcaaagggccgaaataattttaagactgtataaatgtaactactccttaactgttaaggagttgaaattacattcggccctttgaaggcaaccgcgaggctgatgcagcccctggtgaaaatgagtttgacgcccctgctcTAGAAGGTAAAGTcaaaaataccagaaaaagaacaaagaggtatACCAGCGTGCTAACACCATCTACAGCACTGGgaccatttatatttttctattcttctaTTCTCAAATTGTtctgtaattttacatttaaaacaaagctACTTGGAATTTCATAAGACccctttattttatattgtttccaaatgaaagcaaactccTACCAACACAAATGGATTTTATACTTTTACGTAatgatctaaaaataaacagactcTTCCTGGAATGGAAATGGAATGTTGCAGGACAAACTCTTAgtaaagtggtttttaaaaaagaaccagctaAAAATAAGGCAACCTTTACATTGCCCAACTtccacatttaaacattttttacccTTAATTCCAGTTTCAAGCAACAGCacacaaaagttttaatttaattttattattttttaaaatcctcacccagggaaattttttcattggtttgagagggaggaagggaaagagagaaacatcagcctgCTGCCTCCTAtctgtgcctggaccaggaatcaaatgcACAGCCCTTTAGTTATGGGATAATGTTCCAACCAAAtggaccacaccagccagggcagtacacactttttttttttttttttttttttttttaaagattttacatgaattggttgcctcctgcatgtgctccaaccagggactaaacctgccacccatatgccctgactgggcattaaATTGGTGACCCATCCTTCACAGTAAGATGCCCAActaacagagccacaccagtcagggcacttttaaaataaagccaagCACAAACAGCATGATCTAGCAAAACACAGTTTCATATAGACTGACTGGAAAGTGGAATCACCAAATGAACCAAAGCACCTTTAAGTCAGCACACGGTGCATAATGGTTTATCAAGTTGTACAGGAATCTAGTGACCAAAAATTAAGCTGAAGTTGAGTTTCAAAAGCTTccattgtgaaatattttttaaaaattcattatttacttATCGTAACTTTCTGTATCAGATTCAGGATAAACTTTCAGAGCAATCTTTCAACCAACTCTTGCCACTTTTCATATAAACATACTACTGCTACCCtgtccccccaaaacacacatgGGGCAACACCTGTGTAGGATACTTGTACTTAGTGGTTTCAGATATATAATGCACATTTCTAGACAGAAGAGACCAGTCAGGGaagattaaaaatgtatttttgcaaAATTTGAGATTACATTTGCTTTCTTATAATGGTATTATTCTAAATCATGTGAAGTGCTGGTTTCCACCTAACAGAACAGCCAGGATAAAAAAGATGAATggcatataaaataattacaggTAAAAGCTGATTACAGCACCTCATACTTccctcatttctattttcttcattttgcatcTTCTCCAGTTTGAGCACATTTAACACAGAAATAATCACTTCCTTAATATAAGATAATCCACACAACGTGAAAAGtcttgagtattttaaaatttagtatttaaaCAAGACACTATCTTTTAGAAAATATGATAATCCAACAGTCAACATGCATTTCTTAGGCTAAAAAACCGAGTTTGGGCAATCTCCCTTTTAGACTACTGCTTTAAAAGAAACTCTGATTTATTGCATAATAGTGAAGTACAAAGAGAATATGTTATAATGAATCATCAGATgtttatctgtgaaataaagtCAGCAGTTAAAATTTCAGGTTTATTTCCAGCACAAAAATACTAGTTCAAAAATATTCAGCTACTCGAGAAAAATCTATGTGTAGGTTTTTCATGAACTGTTTTTACTTCTATTCTTGGGACCCAGACccaaagtggagtaaaaataaataacaggaaaAGCAGTATTTTAGAAAGAAGACAATTAACTAAAATAACACTTTCACATTAAACATAAAACTCAACTTCTTCCTACCCTAATTCCTAACTGAAAGTTGGTTAAAATGTGATTTACATGAACTACAAATTTAGGGAAAGCAGTATGTCTCCACTTAGATTGCAATTAAACCATTCTGTGAAAGACATGCAAAATTCAGTGGGAAAGGTAGAATTTTATACATTGAAActagttttggttgtttttgcaTCAACAAATTTTAATCTCACATAAATTTGTTTACTGGAGTAAATTAACGTTTAAAAACCCCATTAAGTCTTAAAGGGAAAGGAAACACTAACTTCATTAATATTCCAAAATCCATCATCAGTAGAGCATATCCCAGTGGGCTTAGATAATGTGTATGCAATCTGCCTTCTCCCCTCTTAGGCCCAATCACAGCCAATCAATCAGCTGGTCTACATTTTCACCGAGTCTCTTGCCATAGATTCATCTCTGTAGTAACATTAAACCAACTGATTTCCCTCTGTGTTTCAGAGGCACGCTACTTATCCTAGGAGGAAGGTCCCCATCCTAACAGTTATACACAAATGTACGTACTTAGCCAAAAGGTCTTGAGAGAATTACATGCTACTCCTTAGGAAAACTAAAGGCAGGAAGGTAAGACAGAGTTGAGACTTAAGGCTCCATGATTCTCAAGGCCTATGACTGCTCTTGGTTAGAATTTTGCTGCActgtcctgcctctgccccctccgCCTGTCACAACCTTTTCCAACCTTCAAGGACCAACTCAAATGCCAACTCTATAAAAGAATCTGACATCTCCCAGCCTGGAACTCTCCTTCCTATTATTAAGACCCAGAACACTTTGTTAGTATCTGTCTGATGGCACTACTATCCTTGCCTTTAATCACattccttgagggcagagaccaaATGATTCATCTTTGAATTATCACAACACCCGTGATTATCCTTTTAGTAATTACATAGTTCTATTTTAACTGCTTTTGAGGGAATGGGAGGCCTAATAGTCATTTGCTGAATGAAAACAAATTGTTTCTTTTACAGACCCAATCCAAAATCTAATCAAGTACTGGCAATAAAAATACCTAAATCCTTGCTATCATGTGCCACTGCATCATTAgtttaaagcagtgattttcaacctttttcatctcaaggcacacataaactatttattaaaattctgcagcatgccaaaaaaatgttttttgccaatctgacaaaaaataggtgtaattttgattcattcacacaggatggctattgttgtgttagccactgtcattcttttaaatttgacaatctaagggaagaggtcagtgcccctgactaaatagtcaggtattgcatattttaaaaattcttgcagcacaccagtgtgaAAAGCAACAGTGTATTTTCAATTAGGTACTCATTAAAGATCGACTACAATCACTCTAAACACAAGaatatttaagattaaaaaaatatttaagattatcTAATAAAATCCCCCtataaaacaaattttcattCCAGTTTACTAAAAAGGTCAGCAGTCAAGCCAGGACCTGTAATCTGCCCCCAAGGCTCTTGCTATTACTCTTAAGAACTCACAACCCACCTCAGTAACGTTTTACAGAACGctacaaaatatacatatatactaacttaaaagacaaaatactgtattttcacTGTTGCCAGCAAGAGagcatatattttcttccttctgctgctaaaaatcaattgcagtatcttttaaaaaatcattgagtATCTACACCAATGTATCCTTACACAGTAAGATTTGGGGACCATTAGGTTACTCTGCGTTAACCATTTGACCCAGCTTAAGGATTTCAGTGTTACCTCAGGCACTTGAGCACCACCCCCCAACCtgtccttatttggaaaaaggaagataaaactaTCTGTGACGAGAATTGTTGTCAGGTGCCACTTGCTTAACAGATCCTCAATTTAAAAAGCTGCAAGGGTTTATGTCCTCTGCTCACAGTTTCTTTTCCATTCTCCCCTCAATTAAGTCAGACTGATTAAAAGTAGACAGAACTCAGACTAATGTCTACATAGCAGGCTAACTCTTATACTCAAGTTTCCCATTTCACAAAGTCTACTtcctaaagagaagaaaagcagttGAATTCTAAATGACTTCACATTTTCAACAGAAATCAAATGATGTTTCCATTTAGATTATTTTTGTATCAGATTTTAACCACATAAACTACACCTAAAGATATGGTCAGAGGACAGGGCAACCAGGCAGTAGTTGTAAACTCAGTCAAGATATCGCTTGAAAAGATTCAAGATTCACTGTTTGGGGCCATGTATTGTAAACTAAGAGGTCTATTTTACAGATTTTGCACTCCTCTAGGCTTTAAGGTTTATATCCTGGAATTGGTACCAAAACACAACTGGTTATActaatttatctttattaataTCAGTAACTGTACCACATTTTTGATACTAACAGAGCCAGTAAACTACTTAAATTTTAACAGTACATGGCCGAGACTAACAGTGAGATCCAGTGAATAAAAGAAC contains:
- the CNBP gene encoding CCHC-type zinc finger nucleic acid binding protein isoform X9; its protein translation is MSSNECFKCGRSGHWARECPTGGGRGRGMRSRGRGFQFVSSSLSDICYRCGESGHLAKDCDLQEDVEACYNCGRGGHIAKDCKEPKREREQCCYNCGKPGHLARDCDHADEQKCYSCGEFGHIQKDCTKVKCYRCGETGHVAINCSKTSEVNCYRCGESGHLARECTIEATA
- the CNBP gene encoding CCHC-type zinc finger nucleic acid binding protein isoform X5, producing the protein MVSQLIYLTAAMSSNECFKCGRSGHWARECPTGGGRGRGMRSRGRGFQFVSSSLSDICYRCGESGHLAKDCDLQEDEACYNCGRGGHIAKDCKEPKREREQCCYNCGKPGHLARDCDHADEQKCYSCGEFGHIQKDCTKVKCYRCGETGHVAINCSKTSEVNCYRCGESGHLARECTIEATA
- the CNBP gene encoding CCHC-type zinc finger nucleic acid binding protein isoform X4 gives rise to the protein MVSQLIYLTAAMSSNECFKCGRSGHWARECPTGGGRGRGMRSRGRGFQFVSSSLSDICYRCGESGHLAKDCDLQEDVEACYNCGRGGHIAKDCKEPKREREQCCYNCGKPGHLARDCDHADEQKCYSCGEFGHIQKDCTKVKCYRCGETGHVAINCSKTSEVNCYRCGESGHLARECTIEATA
- the CNBP gene encoding CCHC-type zinc finger nucleic acid binding protein isoform X7, with product MSSNECFKCGRSGHWARECPTGGGRGRGMRSRGRGGFTSDRGFQFVSSSLSDICYRCGESGHLAKDCDLQEDVEACYNCGRGGHIAKDCKEPKREREQCCYNCGKPGHLARDCDHADEQKCYSCGEFGHIQKDCTKVKCYRCGETGHVAINCSKTSEVNCYRCGESGHLARECTIEATA
- the CNBP gene encoding CCHC-type zinc finger nucleic acid binding protein isoform X2, producing MVSQLIYLTAAMSSNECFKCGRSGHWARECPTGGGRGRGMRSRGRGGFTSDRGFQFVSSSLSDICYRCGESGHLAKDCDLQEDEACYNCGRGGHIAKDCKEPKREREQCCYNCGKPGHLARDCDHADEQKCYSCGEFGHIQKDCTKVKCYRCGETGHVAINCSKTSEVNCYRCGESGHLARECTIEATA
- the CNBP gene encoding CCHC-type zinc finger nucleic acid binding protein isoform X1 — protein: MVSQLIYLTAAMSSNECFKCGRSGHWARECPTGGGRGRGMRSRGRGGFTSDRGFQFVSSSLSDICYRCGESGHLAKDCDLQEDVEACYNCGRGGHIAKDCKEPKREREQCCYNCGKPGHLARDCDHADEQKCYSCGEFGHIQKDCTKVKCYRCGETGHVAINCSKTSEVNCYRCGESGHLARECTIEATA
- the CNBP gene encoding CCHC-type zinc finger nucleic acid binding protein isoform X6, which encodes MVSQLIYLTAAMSSNECFKCGRSGHWARECPTGGGRGRGMRSRGRGFQFVSSSLSDICYRCGESGHLAKDCDLQEDACYNCGRGGHIAKDCKEPKREREQCCYNCGKPGHLARDCDHADEQKCYSCGEFGHIQKDCTKVKCYRCGETGHVAINCSKTSEVNCYRCGESGHLARECTIEATA
- the CNBP gene encoding CCHC-type zinc finger nucleic acid binding protein isoform X3, with protein sequence MVSQLIYLTAAMSSNECFKCGRSGHWARECPTGGGRGRGMRSRGRGGFTSDRGFQFVSSSLSDICYRCGESGHLAKDCDLQEDACYNCGRGGHIAKDCKEPKREREQCCYNCGKPGHLARDCDHADEQKCYSCGEFGHIQKDCTKVKCYRCGETGHVAINCSKTSEVNCYRCGESGHLARECTIEATA
- the CNBP gene encoding CCHC-type zinc finger nucleic acid binding protein isoform X10; this encodes MSSNECFKCGRSGHWARECPTGGGRGRGMRSRGRGFQFVSSSLSDICYRCGESGHLAKDCDLQEDACYNCGRGGHIAKDCKEPKREREQCCYNCGKPGHLARDCDHADEQKCYSCGEFGHIQKDCTKVKCYRCGETGHVAINCSKTSEVNCYRCGESGHLARECTIEATA
- the CNBP gene encoding CCHC-type zinc finger nucleic acid binding protein isoform X8 encodes the protein MSSNECFKCGRSGHWARECPTGGGRGRGMRSRGRGGFTSDRGFQFVSSSLSDICYRCGESGHLAKDCDLQEDACYNCGRGGHIAKDCKEPKREREQCCYNCGKPGHLARDCDHADEQKCYSCGEFGHIQKDCTKVKCYRCGETGHVAINCSKTSEVNCYRCGESGHLARECTIEATA